The Falco naumanni isolate bFalNau1 chromosome 1, bFalNau1.pat, whole genome shotgun sequence genome window below encodes:
- the TRIM47 gene encoding E3 ubiquitin-protein ligase TRIM47, whose protein sequence is METAPGSAPTSSAAALRLALAAPGLPDGPFGCPICLDLLKDPVTVPCGHNFCQGCLGALRQRPGPPDGSGGAGGAARCPLCQEPVPAALRLRKNRALCEVLPLLAAAAAGSSPPSPAAVSPMAPGAEEEDAAREEGAAVLCDVCPAGSRVEAARSCLVCLASFCGAHLEPHRRAPAFRAHRLVAPLRRLEEGLCPRHLQPLDGFCRTEQTCVCARCRAHEHRAHDVVPLEREREHKEAQQAKFLSDAENELEELAVTIAQAKKMVELIKGAATKERERVEKLFAEASEALATFRKEVASFIEDGERSMLGEAEADLRWKEERRAKLAQCKQNLENVPSTDTIYFLQEFQALKVAMEENLSPALSFQNELNFTKCTQAVGAVKDVLSAACKTQWDHLQGKGMDGLSYQEMEEALAESRFPDKSNNPACLESRDYFLKFAFIIDLDSDTADKFIQLFGTKGAKRVLCPIPYPESPTRFINCEQVLGLNLMNRGNYYWEVELIDGWVSIGVIAEDFDPRESYNRGRLGRNEKSCCLQWNGQNYVAWFGGFESVIQQPFFHTIGVFLEYSEKALTFYGVKDSKMTCLQQLKVSHFAKGQFDPFQNKINHQFASLFLCKLKPAFFLESVDAHLQIGPLKKDCVSVLKRR, encoded by the exons ATGGAGACCGCGCCCGGGAGCGCCCCGACGTCCTCCGCCGCGGCGTTGCGGCTGGCGCTGGCGGCTCCGGGGCTGCCCGACGGTCCCTTCGGCTGCCCCATCTGCCTGGACCTGCTGAAGGACCCGGTAACGGTGCCGTGCGGGCACAACttctgccagggctgcctgggggcGCTCCGCCagcggccgggcccccccgacggcagcggcggggcgggcggggctgCCCGCTGCCCGCTCTGCCAGGAGCCCGTCCCCGCAGCCTTGCGGCTCCGCAAGAACCGCGCCCTCTGCGAGGTGCTGCCGCTGctggcggccgccgccgccggttCGTCCCCCCCGTCCCCTGCCGCCGTGTCCCCGATGGCGCCGGGAGCCGAGGAGGAGGATGCGGCGCGGGAGGAGGGAGCGGCGGTGCTGTGCGACGTGTGCCCGGCGGGGTCGCGGGTGGAGGCGGCACGATCGTGCCTGGTGTGCCTGGCCTCCTTCTGCGGAGCCCACCTGGAGCCCCACCGCCGGGCCCCCGCCTTCCGCGCCCACCGCCTGGTCGCTCCGCTGCGGCGGCTGGAGGAGGGTCTCTGCCCCCGCCACCTCCAGCCCCTCGACGGCTTCTGTCGCACCGAGCAAACCTGCGTCTGCGCCCGCTGCCGTGCCCACGAGCATCGTGCCCATGACGTGGTGCCCCTCGAGCGGGAGCGCGAGCACAAGGAG GCCCAACAAGCCAAATTCCTCAGCGATGCGGAGAAcgagctggaggagctggcagtCACCATTGCGCAGGCCAAGAAGATGGTGGAGCTCATTAAG GGTGCCGCCAcgaaggagagggaaagagtcGAGAAGCTCTTTGCAGAAGCCTCTGAGGCCCTGGCGACCTTCCGGAAGGAGGTGGCCAGTTTCATCGAGGATGGGGAGCGCTCCATGCTGGGGGAGGCCGAGGCCGATCTCCGCTGGAAGGAGGAGAGACGAGCCAAGCTGGCCCAGTGCAAGCAAAACCTGGAGAACGTCCCCAGCACCGACACCATATACTTCCTTCAG GAATTTCAAGCCTTAAAAGTAGCCATGGAAGAAAACCTCTCCCCGGCTCTGAGCTTCCAGAATGAGCTGAACTTCACCAAATGTACCCAAGCCGTGGGCGCTGTGAAGGATGTGCTGTCCGCTGCCTGCAAAACCCAGTGGGACCACTTGCAGGGGAAAGGAATGGATGGGCTGAGTTACCAGGAGATGGAGGAAG CATTGGCCGAGTCCCGATTTCCAGACAAGTCAAACaaccctgcctgcctggagaGCCGCGATTACTTCCTGAAAT TTGCCTTCATCATTGACCTGGACAGTGACACGGCTGACAAGTTCATCCAGCTGTTTGGCACCAAAGGGGCCAAGCGGGTGCTGTGCCCCATCCCCTACCCGGAGAGCCCGACTCGGTTCATCAACTGCGAGCAAGTGCTAGGTTTGAACCTCATGAACCGGGGCAACTACTATTGGGAGGTGGAGCTCATCGATGGCTGGGTCAGCATCGGTGTCATCGCCGAGGACTTTGACCCCCGAGAGTCCTACAATCGTGGCCGCCTGGGGCGGAACGAgaagtcctgctgcctgcagtggaaTGGACAGAACTATGTGGCCTGGTTTGGTGGCTTTGAGTCTGTCATCCAGCAGCCATTTTTCCACACAATCGGGGTTTTCCTGGAGTACTCGGAGAAGGCCCTGACCTTCTATGGAGTCAAGGACTCCAAGAtgacctgcctgcagcagctcaaGGTCTCCCATTTTGCCAAGGGTCAGTTTGACCCATTCCAGAACAAGATCAACCACCAATTTGCCTCGCTTTTCTTGTGCAAGCTGAAACCAGCCTTCTTCCTGGAGAGCGTTGATGCCCACCTGCAGATCGGGCCACTGAAGAAAGATTGTGTTTCGGTGCTAAAGCGTAGGTAA
- the WBP2 gene encoding LOW QUALITY PROTEIN: WW domain-binding protein 2 (The sequence of the model RefSeq protein was modified relative to this genomic sequence to represent the inferred CDS: deleted 1 base in 1 codon), translating into MALNRNHSEGGGVIVNNSENVLMTYDHIEITFSDIEPMPDAFKGTKKGSVFLTPYRVIFVSKGKDAMQSFMMPFYLLKDCEIKQPVFGANYIKGTVKAEAGGGWEGSATFKMTFSAGGAIEFGQRMLQVASQVSRGEVPNGAYGYSCMPNGSYAFAPAAANGVYPYPPPPPEFYPGPPVVDGDMGYMQLPPPPYPGPMEPPVSGPDLPPTSAAEAKAAEAAASAYYSPVNPHNVYTPTDQPPPPPYFPPEDKKNQ; encoded by the exons atGGCGCTGAACAGGAACCACTCGGAGGGCGGCGGCGTCATCGTTAACAACAGCGAGAA tgttttgaTGACCTATGATCACATAGAAATTACCTTCAGTGATATCGAACCTATGCCAGATGCCTTCAAAGGGACCAAGAAAGGGAGTGTTTTCTTGACTCCTTACCGA gttaTCTTTGTATCGAAGGGAAAGGATGCTATGCAGTCTTTCATGATGCCCTTTTATTTGTTGAAAGATTGCGAGATTAAGCAGCCTGTCTTTGGAGCAAATTATATCAAGGGGACAGtgaaagcagaggcaggag GTGGTTGGGAAGGATCTGCCACGTTCAAGATGACCTTTTCAGCTGGGGGTGCTATTGAGTTTGGGCAGCGTATGCTGCAGGTGGCATCGCAAG tttccagAGGTGAAGTACCCAATGGAGCTTATGGCTATTCCTGTATGCCAAATGGATCCTATGCATTCGCACCAGCTGCAGCTAACGGGGTCTATCCATacccaccacctcctcctg AGTTTTATCCTGGCCCTCCTGTGGTGGATGGAGACATGGGTTACATGCAGCTTCCACCCCCGCCATACCCAGGGCCCATGGAACCCCCTGTCAGTGGTCCAGACCTGCCCCCCACTTCTGCAG CTGAAGCGAAGGCTGCCGAAGCCGCTGCCAGTGCTTACTACAGCCCAGTCAACCCACATAACGTCTATACACCCACG gacCAGCCA CCCCCTCCTCCTTACTTCCCACCAGAGGACAAGAAAAACCAATAA